GGTTTAACTAACAGCAAAGGGGTTTGTCATCCcgtattttccccttttcataTGAGGACTCACAGGAACTGCTTTTTAGAAAGCACTAGTGCAAGCAATTGTGAAGGAGCTGGCTATGCCTGCTCGCCACGTCCAGCCCTTAAAGATGATAAAAACAGTACAACTGTGAGTCTGCTCCAAAAAAGAGCCCTTAACACTAATAATGCGTCTTTCCAGCTAGTTTATGCACTCCAGTGCACAGTGAGGTAACAGAAAATCCGAGGCTGGTTTCACTGGCCTTTAGGTAGGTAGGCTGCTTCTGTTATTGCTCTCCTGCTTCGCTGGGGGCTTCGCTCGCCTTGTGTTTATTCCCTTTGTGGTAGTTTCAGGGTTTGCGTGCTTAAATCTACACAAATACATTTCAAGGACCCTGTTACTGTGATGTGTAAGACCTTTGCAAATGGCAGTGCCATAGTGAAGTGACTGAATTTGTCCATCAGACATAAGTCTTCCGTTATATATTACTAGATGAGtaataaaatagtatttgagTGGAAATCTCTCTGCTTTGCCACATGATCAGGAGTCCCTGACTTGCACAGCAAACATTTAATTACCGAGTTTCCATTGGACTTGGTCTAGGGCTTGTATTTGTGGCAAACTTGGATGCTGAGGATTTGTAACAGGGATTTAACCCTGGGCGCGTGTAGGATGTGTTGATACCAGGGATGAGAGGCTCCTGTCTCGGAATAAATTGGCTGTGGGAATTGGGAGAGCCTCCCTGTTAGACCCCAGCTGTGAATCTCACCCTGAGTGTTTATATTTGTGTTATATCCTGAGCTCGTGAGCCAGGGAATTTTGCTGACGTTGCTCAGCAGCTCGTAGTCTTGTCCATGGCTTTTGGCAGATCCGTAAGCGCCAGCTTCATCTGCAAACGCTTCTTGTTCGGAAGATGATTGCACTCTCCAAGCTGGGCTTGGGCCCTTCGTGGTCTCAGCTGTCACTTCTCTCAGGTGCAGGCAGATGGCTTGGATTTCTCTTCCCAGTGAAGCGTCTGGTTTGGGCAAATCCCCCTATAGAGATCACGGGATGGTTCAGGTTATACAGAAGTACGTATATGGCACGCAGGGACTAAGAGGAGCGGTTGTGACTCTGGATCTGGATCTCCTTGACTGAGGCGCAGAGTGTGCAAACGTTGAGCATCCTCACTCTGGGAAGGTAAGACATACATGTTAGATCTTTCTTTACAGCTGGTAGGCAGGCCGGAAAGCAACCTGTGTCCTAACCATTGGTACGCAGTGAATGAAAGTTGGCTGGAAAATCCCCAGCACGCTACTGGGCAGATTGCAAAGTACAGCTAGAGCGAGCGAACCCCGGCTGGGCTCACAAACcccaggcagccctgggctgggctgagcagcaCCCAGCGAGGGACCAGGCTCTGCCAGACCGGGCAGCCGTGCCACAGCAGAAAATCCGTGGGGTTGCAGGAGGAGCTGCACTGAAAGCTCATTTTGTGGTGTTAGAAAGAGGCAAATCCCAAGTTTCTTACTGAAGCAAACTCATGATGAGTGCAACAGAAGTTTGCTTAAGTCAACAGTGAATAACATATAGGAATATacgtacatatatatgtgcatgcaaAGGTCTTCAGGATTTAGCTGAGTGTTCACACATTCCCTAAGCCAATAACATCCGTTGTTATGGGAAATGAGGTAAGTGACAGAATTACTGTCCTTATGGCGGGCGACAGGCGAGGGTAATGTTCCCATGCTGTAATTCCCTGTTTCAGTTACTGCTTCAACAATAGcttgagagggagagagaacaCGAACAAAGAGCACTCAGTTTTATTTGAAGATTTCATCTAAAAAATAGTTGGATTCAGATGAGATTCAAGttggaaaacagtaaaataaaacctctgtGTCCTTAACTAACAGCTTGCTGCTTCGCTAACCCTTCTGGGGGTTTCATTCTCTAGCTAGCTCTTCTGGTTAATGCAGCCAGAGGAGTTTTTCTAGGCAATGGAGTTTGAAACGTTCCTGTGTCGGTGAAGCAGTCAAGAAACGCAAGTGCCGGGTTCTTGGCAGGATCCGAGCTGTACCTGTAGGTACCGCCAGACCTCCGCAGCCCTCCCAGCGCGGACCGCAGCCCCCCGCAGgcgcagctccccccccccccccgccgggggTTCGCTGGGGCGCGTAACCCCCCGACAGCGGGTGCGGAGcccccaggcagcccccagcgggccccccagcccccgcccCACCGCCGAGCCGCGCAGGGCtccggggctgccgggggcgggtgggggggggggggagatccGCAGCGCGGGGCGGGCGTCTGGCTGCGGTGGAGCGGGAGCGACCTCTGCGCTGCCCCGCGGTGCTGACGgcccctcccctctcccctctcccctctcccctctcccctctcccctctccccccccgcAGCCTGCGCGGCCGCGGAGCCGCAGCTGCGCTGGGAGCCGCGGTGCCGGCAGCAGCTCCGCCACCTGCAGGACGGCGCCAGGATCGCGGCGCGGCTGCCGCCCCGCCTGGAGGGGCGCTGGGTCTCCACAGGGTAAGGCACCCCCGCCCCGGGAACGCACCCCGAACTCGGGAATCCACCCCAAACtcgggaccccccccccaaatccccccgGGAACGCCCCCCAaaccccccgccccagcccctctgcactgctcctgtccgcccccccccagccggtGCTGCCGGGCGGGACTTGGCGGCACGGAGAGAGCAAATAGCTGAGCGACAACGGAAAGCAAGCCTGTCCTTCtgtctgccccccccccagcacccagtcCCGGCCGGAGGGAGGCCTGAGGTCCCCCCCTGAGgtcccccccgctcccccccgaGCCGCCTTATTGCCTCCTGCCTCTGTCCCCCGTTAGGGTGCAGCTGATGAGCACACCCCGCTCAAACGGGCAGAGCAGCCttgaccccccccagcccccagcccccctccctgGGCATGTGGCACAACCTGCGAGATACTCTATCCGGCACCATCGCATTTTGGTAACAGATGCCCAGATCTTCAGATCACCCAAGGGTGGCCACCGGGTGTGGGGGGCTCCTGCCCACGATGCTGCTCCCACCCATGCTCGCCCCTCACCTCTCGCCCCCCGGGTGCCCCAGGGAGGGATTTCACcccgtcccccctccccggccatGGTTGGCTCAGGACTGCCTTGCTCCCCAGGTGCGAGGTGCGGCCGGGACCCGAGTTCCTCACCCGATCCTACCTCTTCTACGCCAACCGCCTCTTCAAGGCTTACCAGTTCTACTACTGGGACCCCTCCTGCCACGATCCCTCTTACTCGCTGGTCATCAAGGGCAAACTCCGTCTGCGCCAGGCCTCCTGGATCACCCGCGGGGCCACCGAGGCAGACTACCACCTCCACAAAGTCGGCATCGTTTTCCACAGCCAGAAAGCCATGCGGGAGGTGGCTGCCTGGATCAACCAGACCTCTGGCGAGGGCTGCAGGGGGTTCCTGCCCCCGGGGCGCACCTGGGCTCCCGGAGCCCTCTACGAACTGCTGAGCGCCAAGACCGAGCGCGACTGCACCGCCGCCTTGGGCTTCGCCATGCACGAGCTGAGCCTGGTGCGGGTGGAGAAGCATTACCAGCCCTTGCTGCAGCCGCAGCAGAGCGGGAGCCGGCTGGTGGAGGAGCTGTACCTGGGGGACATTCACACGGAGTGGGTCGAGAGGCTCCACTACCGACCCACCGGTTATCAGCGACCTATGCAGAGCGCCGTGGTAAGGACGATGCCTCCCTCATACAAGACCAAGCGCGTATGATTTCCTTGCTGTTAAAATAGCGCCTGCCCTTAGTCCCCTTCTGTCCTAAGGGCACGCGGATGAGGAGGTGCAGGCTGTAGGTGCGGGTTCCCAGGGTGCTGCCTGGGTGCTCCGCAGCACGCGGGGCTCACCCTCTCCCTTACCGAGAGAGCGGGGCCGGGTGGGTGAGAGCAAAGCCAACATCAGAAACAAGCCTGCGCTGGCACGGGCCTGGAGTTAATGGCTTTTCTTTGGCTCTGTGTTTTCCTAGGAAATGCAGTTTCCTGCACCAAAGTCAGTGAAAGCTTCGGGCTGCACATCATTAGAGACTGCCTGCTCTGTCGTTtgtcttcctcccctctctttcGCTCTTTGTCGTGTCCTCCAGGTTGAGAGAGGAACAAGGAAGCAACATCTGCCATTAAGTCATTACTCCTTGGTGTAATGCCATTAGAAGAGGAAGTTGCGCTGAACACAATTATGTTATTATGCAGAAATCAAACTTTCAGTTTGACATAAAACTGAGCAGGAGACTtggttgcattttattttttattttatattttaatttgcaggAGGTTAGtttatttccaggaaagcaCATTTCTGTCTGAATAGTAGCTAATCGATTCAGAAATGATTGAGCAGTGAGATGGGGTGAAAAAACCTCTCTGAACTTTACCAGATAGAATTgaattaactggaaaaaaaagtattttggggaCAACATTTCCCCACACCCAAAACTACACCAACTGAACTctgaaaaacacagagcaaCACCCCTCTCCCCCTCTAAAGTAACATTCTCAAATTGGTTAAACTTGTGTAATCTTGGGCCAAGACCATATATATGAGCAAAACCAGATGGTAAAcataaacactttaaaaagttaatttaaaaccaaacctaaaGATACTGAAATTCACTCTCTGAATATAGCACAGTAATTAATCAGCCAACAGCTCTCCAATGGACCAGCACATGATGTCACCACTTGGCGATAATTAGAAGCTGCCATACACTAGAAATAACTTCACACAACTGGTTTAAGCAAGTAAGATTTTTGGTTCCATGTCTCTAGTGATAATTTTATTAGGcataggatttttctttttttttttctctttttttttttcctgaggtaaCATCCATTTGCTTGCACTAGTGAGGGTTACACAGCTAtgttaggaattattttttaaccctctttatgaaaatatcactctttttcccttaaatttatatctgttttaaagaaacccATTCTCCCCAAATTACCTTTCATTATCAAAGAATTTCCTGTCTAAGGAGAGCATTTATATTTGCCAACTTCTGGGATTATTTAGCCATAATGTACTGTGTACTGTCAGCACTCGTTAACGTGACAGTAGCAGTAAAGCAAGCTGAAAAGGACTAAATTACAGTAGACTCCAATCAACTTGCATGTAAATTACCCACCCTACAGTTAACTACTGAGTTATTTAACCTTGTTGGGTACGACAGTTCGGTAAAGATTAGCTTGTGTTCTAGAAAATGATACAACGTTCAAACcctggttatttaaaaataaatcagttgtGATATATGAAATATAAGGAAAAGTTCCAAGCTGCACAAACCCCTCCTGGCACGGCATCGGCCGCAGGACTCGTTTGCCTCGGAGCTCTGCGCGCAGCACCGGCAGAGAAGCAAAGGTCAGGCCCGCGTTTTGCAGGTCCTTTTCTTCTCCGGCTCCGGTGCAACGCCCGTTCTGGCTGCTTTGCAAACccgctgcccccctccccacccgcCTCGCCTGTCGCCCGGACAAACGTGGCCGGAGATGCGGGAGCACGGGCAGGGGCTCTGTGCAGCGCGGGGGACGCGGTGCTTCTGGCTGCCCTGGAGAGGCTGCCAGCGGTGGGGTGTAGCGCAGCCGCAGAAGCCTCCCCTCGGTAGGGTTTCACAGCCCTTCGCATTGCCAGAAAGACTGCATCGTTTTTTCTGACGCGGTGGTGTAGCTGACAGCTCCCAGCACCCTCATCCGCACCGGGGGTACGCGCAGCAGCTTGCGGTGGGAAATTTGTGGGGGAACAGCCCGGATGGCCCGGGGGAGCGTTCCCTGCCCTTGCCCCGTCCTCCTCCCCGCAGCCTGTCCTCAGCAGCCCCGGCACAGGGCAGGGCACAGACCTCTCCGTCCTTCCCGGCGTACCAGAATAGCAAAGAGCCAGGGCAGCGCTTTATCTCACTTAATCTGCTTGGATGTCTTGGGCCAAGTTCCCTGCAGCTGAACAGCCTGGTGCAGCAGgctcagcttttaaaatattctgagagGGTTTCTTGTCTGTCAGTttacaaaaacattattttttgtcttctgcagcacCACGTGCATCCTTGCCCGGCCTGTGGGATTATATACAGAGCTGATGAACACCACCCACCCATACTACCCGTCAGAGCTCAGCTGCCAATGCAGCTCAGCGGCAGCTGGGTGAGCACCCACTGCGAGGTCCGACCCGCGGTGCTTTTCCTTACCAGGTACTTCATATTCCACGGTAACAACCACACCTGGGAAGGTTACTACTATCACTACTCCGACCCACTCTGCAAACAGCCGACTTTCACCATCTACGCATCCGGGCGTTACACTCAAGGCATCCCCTCCTCCAAAGTGCGAGGTGGGACAGAGCTGGCTTTTAAAGTCACGCAGGCTCGGGTGACGCCGATGGACCAGGTGACGGTGATGATGCTGAATTCCTCGGAACCGGGAAGCTGTGGGCTGACAAGCTCCTGGAGTGCTGGGGTGGAGCAGGATATAACACCCACAAACGGGTGTTTGGCTTTGGGCATCAAGCTGCCCCACACCGAGTATGAACTTTTCAAAACGGAGCAAGACACCAAAGACCGCAGCCTGCTGTACATTGGCGAAAGGCCCACGGACGGATCCAGTCCTGACAGCCCAGACAAGCGACCCACGTCGTATCAGGCACCTCTGATTCAGTGTGCTGGAGCATCAGAGGAATTCTCTAACTATGTTAGTCTAAAATACTTGGGAAAAAAGGATGCTAATGGGAGCAAAGCACTAAAACCTTTGCCTGTGgcctttttattgtttatagcacttctgtttttaagatGGGACTAGTTCTCTATTCAGGTACAGCACAGAATTCAGATAGTCTTGGTGCTAGCGTGATTTTTATATCCTTCAAATGAGCACATCTGGAATCAGTTTTACTCAGATttggaaacactttttaaaaacactcaaCAGCAGTGAACGAAGCCAAGAAGATATGCCTGACTACACGCCGTTTGTCCTGTGGCTTTATTGCCTAATCTCCCCTCTTCTTCATGTACAAACTTAATGTAGTGACATGGATGCGCTGCACATGGCAATAGATAATTTAGCAATATGAGGGGGGGAAGAAGCAACATCAATTACAATTGCTGCTTTGAGCTTTTGACATTGCTAAGATTTAATCAAGAGCGCGATTCAGATGCAATTCAAACATCCAAAGTGTCAGCTGCTGAGTTTCGCTGAGGTTAAGTTCCCTCTCATCATACTCCTTATTGCTGTTCTTGCAAATTTAATGTGCAGTCAGTCAGCAACAGATAAACAGCCAGCGAGTGCTCTTGACGAGGGCACAGCTAATCATGCCTTTCTCAGTTTACAGACATTGTCTGtagtttttgtgtgtttgtaca
This genomic window from Balearica regulorum gibbericeps isolate bBalReg1 chromosome 16, bBalReg1.pri, whole genome shotgun sequence contains:
- the APCDD1L gene encoding protein APCDD1-like encodes the protein MVRCWWLAGLLVACAAAEPQLRWEPRCRQQLRHLQDGARIAARLPPRLEGRWVSTGCEVRPGPEFLTRSYLFYANRLFKAYQFYYWDPSCHDPSYSLVIKGKLRLRQASWITRGATEADYHLHKVGIVFHSQKAMREVAAWINQTSGEGCRGFLPPGRTWAPGALYELLSAKTERDCTAALGFAMHELSLVRVEKHYQPLLQPQQSGSRLVEELYLGDIHTEWVERLHYRPTGYQRPMQSAVHHVHPCPACGIIYRADEHHPPILPVRAQLPMQLSGSWVSTHCEVRPAVLFLTRYFIFHGNNHTWEGYYYHYSDPLCKQPTFTIYASGRYTQGIPSSKVRGGTELAFKVTQARVTPMDQVTVMMLNSSEPGSCGLTSSWSAGVEQDITPTNGCLALGIKLPHTEYELFKTEQDTKDRSLLYIGERPTDGSSPDSPDKRPTSYQAPLIQCAGASEEFSNYVSLKYLGKKDANGSKALKPLPVAFLLFIALLFLRWD